From a region of the Deinococcus terrestris genome:
- the aroE gene encoding shikimate dehydrogenase produces MTLGVSDLPPDSVPARPRRAYLYADPAAHSRSPAMHRAAFAHAGLTGTYEAVRVPAPELPAALARLREPGVLGANLSLPHKEAALAHLDSLTEAARAVGAVNTVVNRKGRLAGENTDAPGLLAALEEAGVSLGGLAVVLGAGGAARAAVWALRSVGYDVRVVNRTPARAGALVRDLGGTMQVTGDVPWADATLLVNASSAGLDAPDETPLPGFDVSSLHPEALVYDMVYQPRETRLMREARAAGLRAENGLSMLAHQARLAFLAWTGVDVPVSVFRAAAGGEGGRP; encoded by the coding sequence GCGCACTCGCGCTCGCCCGCCATGCACCGGGCCGCGTTCGCCCACGCGGGGCTGACTGGCACGTACGAGGCGGTGCGGGTGCCCGCGCCCGAGCTGCCCGCCGCCCTGGCGCGGCTGCGCGAGCCCGGCGTGCTGGGGGCCAACCTCAGCCTGCCGCACAAGGAAGCGGCGCTGGCGCACCTCGACAGCCTGACCGAGGCGGCGCGGGCGGTGGGGGCGGTGAATACGGTGGTGAACCGGAAAGGGCGGCTCGCCGGAGAGAACACGGACGCGCCGGGGTTGCTCGCCGCGTTGGAAGAAGCAGGTGTCTCTCTGGGAGGCCTGGCCGTGGTCCTGGGGGCGGGCGGCGCGGCGCGGGCGGCAGTGTGGGCGCTGCGCTCGGTGGGGTATGACGTGAGGGTCGTCAACCGCACCCCGGCCCGCGCCGGGGCCTTGGTGCGTGATCTGGGCGGCACAATGCAGGTCACCGGAGACGTGCCCTGGGCCGACGCCACCCTGCTCGTCAATGCGTCGAGCGCCGGGCTTGATGCTCCCGACGAGACGCCGCTCCCCGGCTTCGATGTCTCCTCCCTGCACCCGGAGGCCCTCGTCTACGACATGGTCTACCAGCCGCGCGAGACCCGGCTGATGCGGGAGGCCCGCGCCGCCGGACTCCGCGCCGAGAATGGCCTGTCCATGCTCGCGCACCAGGCCCGGCTCGCCTTCCTCGCCTGGACCGGGGTGGACGTGCCCGTGTCCGTCTTCCGGGCGGCGGCGGGCGGCGAGGGGGGGCGTCCGTGA